In Thermococcus sp. JdF3, a genomic segment contains:
- a CDS encoding HEPN domain-containing protein codes for MSFKEWLEKAEKDLVLAKSSISLGFYDYAAFHAQQCAEKALKAFLVSRGRPIKRTHDIGELILLCADVDAEFSKLFDEDVDLLTAYSVEARYPTIHEPEKEEAENAIKLAELVLEFVKSKLTSP; via the coding sequence AGCTTTAAAGAATGGCTCGAAAAGGCTGAGAAAGACCTCGTACTTGCAAAAAGCAGCATCTCTCTGGGTTTCTATGACTACGCGGCGTTTCACGCACAGCAGTGCGCTGAAAAGGCCCTGAAGGCGTTCTTAGTCTCCAGAGGGCGGCCCATTAAACGAACCCACGACATTGGAGAGCTCATACTCCTATGTGCCGACGTTGATGCTGAATTCTCAAAGCTCTTTGATGAGGACGTGGATTTGCTCACGGCCTACTCGGTCGAGGCGAGATACCCAACAATCCACGAGCCTGAAAAGGAAGAGGCAGAGAACGCGATAAAACTGGCCGAACTCGTCTTGGAGTTCGTTAAGTCCAAGCTTACCTCACCCTGA